In one Aeromicrobium erythreum genomic region, the following are encoded:
- a CDS encoding Lrp/AsnC family transcriptional regulator, with product MSAPVLDEVAKRIIALLQVDGRMSYAAIGKEVGLSEAAVRQRVQKLTDSGVINIVAVTDPMQLGFAREALIGIRGKGPLEPLAESLAEIPEVDYVVITAGSFDIILELVCETDEHLLQVLSENIRARDDVVSTETFTYLKLVKQTYTWGVPD from the coding sequence GTGAGCGCGCCGGTGCTCGACGAGGTCGCCAAGCGCATCATCGCGCTGCTGCAGGTCGACGGCCGCATGTCGTACGCGGCCATCGGCAAGGAGGTCGGGCTCTCGGAGGCCGCCGTGCGCCAGCGCGTGCAGAAGCTGACGGACTCCGGCGTCATCAACATCGTCGCGGTCACCGACCCGATGCAGCTCGGCTTCGCGCGGGAGGCGCTCATCGGCATCCGCGGCAAGGGTCCGCTGGAGCCGCTCGCCGAGAGCCTCGCCGAGATCCCCGAGGTCGACTACGTGGTCATCACAGCGGGCTCGTTCGACATCATCCTCGAGCTCGTCTGCGAGACCGACGAGCACCTGCTGCAGGTGCTGTCGGAGAACATCCGCGCCCGCGACGACGTCGTCAGCACCGAGACGTTCACCTACCTGAAGCTGGTCAAGCAGACGTACACCTGGGGCGTCCCCGACTGA
- a CDS encoding FAD-dependent oxidoreductase yields the protein MKHYDVLVVGSGFGGSVTALRLTEKGYSVGVMEAGRRFADDELPETSWRLRRYLWAPWARCFGIMRITPLKDVLIASGTGVGGGSLVYANTLYQPLDGFYDDPQWAHVTDWRDELAAHYDQARRMLGVATYPRTTLPDRLMAEVAEGLGVGDTVHAADVGVLFGDRPGEEVDDPYFGGAGPTRRTCTDCGACMTGCRHNAKNTLVKNYLHLAERGGAQVHPLTTVTDVRPRRGGGYVVHTRRTGNRLRRRRFSADQVVFAGNALNTQDLLHRLRRRSLPGISERLGELSRTNSEAVLSARASAKDADVTPGVAITSSFHPDPQTHVEPVRYGRGSGALSLMNMALADHRGGGSQLRKVLRGYRGLGLRGTLRLHDPRRWAEQSVVVLVMQSLDNSVTTFLKRGPFGLRMSSRQGTGAPNPSHIPVADHVAREIADKLDGVPGGSVGELVGIPLTAHFIGGCPIGTTPQEGVIDPYQRLFGHEGLHVADGSAISANLGVNPSLTITAQAERAMSFWPNRGEPDPRPPLGSTYRRIDAVAPHRPVVPEGAPGALLLPMPRLRVGAS from the coding sequence ATGAAGCACTACGACGTCCTGGTGGTCGGCTCCGGGTTCGGCGGCAGCGTGACCGCGCTCAGGCTCACCGAGAAGGGGTACTCCGTCGGGGTCATGGAGGCCGGTCGACGCTTCGCCGACGACGAGCTGCCCGAGACGTCGTGGCGTCTGCGTCGCTACCTGTGGGCCCCGTGGGCGCGCTGCTTCGGCATCATGCGCATCACGCCGCTCAAGGACGTCCTCATCGCGAGCGGCACCGGCGTCGGCGGCGGCTCCCTGGTGTACGCGAACACGCTCTACCAGCCGCTCGACGGCTTCTACGACGACCCGCAGTGGGCGCACGTCACCGACTGGCGCGACGAGCTCGCCGCGCACTACGACCAGGCCCGCCGCATGCTCGGCGTCGCGACCTACCCGCGCACGACCCTGCCCGACCGGCTGATGGCGGAGGTCGCCGAGGGGCTCGGCGTCGGCGACACGGTCCACGCCGCCGACGTCGGCGTGCTGTTCGGCGACCGTCCCGGCGAGGAGGTCGACGACCCGTACTTCGGCGGCGCCGGGCCCACGCGCCGCACCTGCACCGACTGCGGCGCGTGCATGACCGGCTGCCGGCACAACGCCAAGAACACGCTCGTGAAGAACTACCTGCACCTGGCCGAGCGGGGCGGCGCCCAGGTCCACCCGCTCACCACGGTGACCGACGTGCGTCCGCGGCGCGGTGGTGGCTACGTCGTGCACACCCGACGCACGGGCAACCGGCTGCGCCGTCGTCGCTTCAGCGCCGACCAGGTGGTCTTCGCGGGCAACGCGCTCAACACGCAGGACCTGCTGCACCGGCTCCGCCGTCGCTCGCTGCCGGGGATCTCCGAGCGGCTGGGCGAGCTGAGCCGCACGAACTCCGAGGCGGTGCTCTCGGCCCGCGCGAGCGCCAAGGACGCCGACGTCACGCCCGGCGTCGCGATCACCTCGTCGTTCCACCCCGACCCGCAGACGCACGTCGAGCCCGTCCGCTACGGCCGGGGCTCGGGCGCGCTGAGCCTGATGAACATGGCGCTGGCCGACCACCGCGGCGGCGGCTCGCAGCTGCGCAAGGTGCTGCGCGGCTACCGCGGCCTCGGGCTGCGCGGCACGCTGCGCCTGCACGACCCGCGCCGCTGGGCCGAGCAGTCGGTCGTGGTGCTCGTCATGCAGTCGCTCGACAACTCCGTCACGACGTTCCTCAAGCGCGGTCCGTTCGGCCTCAGGATGAGCAGCCGGCAGGGCACGGGCGCGCCGAACCCGTCGCACATCCCCGTGGCCGACCACGTCGCCCGCGAGATCGCCGACAAGCTCGACGGCGTGCCCGGCGGCTCCGTCGGCGAGCTCGTCGGCATCCCGCTCACGGCCCACTTCATCGGGGGCTGTCCGATCGGCACCACGCCGCAGGAGGGGGTCATCGACCCCTACCAGCGGCTGTTCGGGCACGAGGGCCTGCACGTCGCGGACGGCTCGGCCATCAGCGCGAATCTCGGGGTCAACCCGTCGCTCACGATCACGGCCCAGGCGGAACGGGCGATGTCGTTCTGGCCCAACCGCGGCGAGCCCGACCCGCGTCCGCCGCTGGGCTCGACGTACCGCCGGATCGACGCCGTCGCCCCGCACCGGCCCGTCGTGCCGGAGGGCGCGCCGGGCGCCCTCCTCCTGCCGATGCCGCGCCTGCGCGTCGGGGCCTCCTGA
- a CDS encoding TetR/AcrR family transcriptional regulator — protein sequence MTAVSRTRLEPDARRRQIVEAARTLYAERAYDDVSLAELARAAGVTRGLLHHYFGSKREIFLAVMRDSTLMPETELPDLLHLTLSERVRVTMDWILDAAQTYGQAWVAASGAAELHGESDLQVVVDEADDRAARLVLDAVGLPDSPVLRARLRASAAYVKALCREWLQRGTLTRDDVLDLLTTHLVHVLEGS from the coding sequence GTGACCGCCGTCTCCCGCACCCGTCTCGAGCCCGACGCCCGGCGCCGCCAGATCGTCGAGGCCGCGCGCACGCTCTACGCCGAGCGCGCCTACGACGACGTCTCCCTCGCCGAGCTGGCGCGTGCCGCCGGCGTCACCCGCGGGCTCCTGCACCACTACTTCGGGTCGAAGCGCGAGATCTTCCTCGCCGTCATGCGCGACTCCACGCTCATGCCCGAGACGGAGCTGCCGGACCTGCTGCACCTAACGCTCTCCGAGCGCGTGCGCGTGACGATGGACTGGATCCTCGACGCCGCGCAGACGTACGGGCAGGCCTGGGTCGCGGCGTCCGGCGCCGCCGAGCTGCACGGGGAGTCCGACCTGCAGGTCGTGGTCGACGAGGCCGACGACCGCGCCGCCCGTCTCGTGCTCGACGCCGTCGGGCTCCCCGACTCCCCCGTGCTGCGGGCCCGGCTGCGGGCCTCGGCCGCGTACGTGAAGGCGCTGTGCCGCGAGTGGCTCCAGCGGGGCACGCTGACGCGCGACGACGTCCTCGACCTGCTCACCACCCACCTCGTCCACGTCCTGGAGGGCTCATGA
- a CDS encoding flavin-containing monooxygenase: MTSVGIIGSGFGGIAVAAELLQHGHADVRLWERGDDVGGVWRDNTYPGAGCDVPSPLYSFSFAVNTEWSRRYALQPEIHAYLRRTADDLGITPLVQLRREVVSAHWHETDQQWEVGFADGSLERVQVLVSAVGQLSEPRLPSIPGIDDFEGDAFHSARWDHDLDLRGKRVAAVGVGASAIQYVPHLADVAGELTLFQRSPNYILPKPDGPLPRWWRPGIRLERPLWWTFGEQFSRGLDEGTVVGAIEKRVALAHLHRQVRDPRLREVLTPDYPIGCKRILFSNTFYPTLERDHVDVVAERIVRVVPEGLETADGTVHPADVIVYGTGFAAQDFLDTIDVRGVDGEALAKRWVDGAHAHLGMYVPGFPNLFVSYGPNTNLGGGSIIYMLEAQARHMRQVLDRMREGAHATVDVRPEVEAAYDRQVQERLEKSVWGSCDSWYRHPSGRITSNWPGSTYPYHRRVRSLDVEDFAWA, translated from the coding sequence ATGACGTCCGTCGGCATCATCGGCTCGGGCTTCGGCGGCATCGCCGTGGCGGCCGAGCTCCTGCAGCACGGCCACGCCGACGTACGGCTGTGGGAGCGCGGCGACGACGTCGGCGGCGTGTGGCGCGACAACACCTACCCCGGCGCCGGCTGCGACGTCCCCTCGCCGCTGTACTCGTTCTCCTTCGCCGTGAACACCGAGTGGTCGCGCCGGTACGCGCTGCAGCCCGAGATCCACGCCTACCTGCGGCGCACGGCCGACGACCTCGGCATCACGCCGCTCGTGCAGCTGCGTCGCGAGGTCGTCTCGGCGCACTGGCACGAGACCGACCAGCAGTGGGAGGTCGGCTTCGCCGACGGCTCGCTCGAGCGGGTGCAGGTGCTCGTGAGCGCCGTGGGGCAGCTGTCGGAGCCACGGCTGCCCTCCATCCCCGGCATCGACGACTTCGAGGGCGACGCGTTCCACTCGGCGCGCTGGGACCACGACCTCGACCTGCGCGGGAAGCGGGTCGCCGCGGTCGGCGTCGGCGCGAGCGCCATCCAGTACGTGCCGCACCTGGCCGACGTGGCCGGCGAGCTGACGCTATTCCAGCGCTCGCCGAACTACATCCTGCCCAAGCCCGACGGGCCGCTCCCCCGCTGGTGGCGGCCGGGGATCCGGCTCGAGCGCCCGCTGTGGTGGACGTTCGGCGAGCAGTTCTCGCGAGGTCTCGACGAGGGCACGGTCGTCGGCGCCATCGAGAAGCGCGTGGCCCTCGCGCACCTGCACCGGCAGGTGCGCGACCCGCGCCTGCGCGAGGTCCTCACGCCCGACTACCCGATCGGCTGCAAGCGGATCCTGTTCTCCAACACGTTCTACCCGACGCTGGAGCGCGACCACGTCGACGTCGTCGCCGAACGCATCGTGCGGGTCGTCCCCGAAGGGCTCGAGACCGCCGACGGCACCGTGCACCCGGCCGACGTCATCGTCTACGGCACCGGCTTCGCCGCCCAGGACTTCCTCGACACGATCGACGTGCGCGGCGTGGACGGCGAGGCCCTCGCCAAGCGCTGGGTCGACGGCGCGCACGCCCACCTCGGCATGTACGTGCCCGGCTTCCCGAACCTGTTCGTCTCCTACGGCCCGAACACGAACCTCGGCGGCGGGTCGATCATCTACATGCTCGAGGCGCAGGCCCGGCACATGCGTCAGGTGCTCGACCGGATGCGCGAGGGCGCCCACGCCACGGTCGACGTGCGCCCCGAGGTCGAGGCCGCCTACGACCGGCAGGTGCAGGAGCGGCTGGAGAAGTCGGTCTGGGGCAGCTGCGACAGCTGGTACCGCCACCCGTCGGGTCGCATCACGTCGAACTGGCCCGGGTCGACGTACCCGTACCACCGCCGGGTGCGCTCGCTCGACGTCGAGGACTTCGCGTGGGCGTGA
- a CDS encoding acetoacetate decarboxylase family protein: MSYPPEPWDLHGQAVASVFLVPVRSLPAPPPGTRVVSVAGRAVVTAAFFRYEEPSPLVYDEVMATVLVRRGVRPRVWIPWIWVDSEASRDGGRALWAIPKDLARFDVEPGRRHRGDGLASVEVARTVGLPGRWPLAFRVVQRRGGRSVVTSVRGRLRAQLLRTSWTFSGPLSLLAGRRPVVSVRASRFRLLFGRG, encoded by the coding sequence GTGAGCTATCCCCCCGAGCCGTGGGACCTGCACGGCCAGGCGGTCGCGTCGGTGTTCCTCGTGCCCGTCCGGTCGCTGCCGGCGCCGCCGCCCGGCACCCGTGTCGTCTCCGTGGCGGGGCGGGCGGTCGTGACCGCCGCCTTCTTCCGGTACGAGGAGCCGAGCCCACTCGTCTACGACGAGGTCATGGCCACCGTGCTCGTGCGCCGCGGCGTGCGACCGCGCGTGTGGATCCCATGGATCTGGGTCGACAGCGAGGCGTCGCGCGACGGTGGGCGCGCGCTGTGGGCCATCCCGAAGGACCTCGCCCGCTTCGATGTCGAGCCGGGACGTCGGCACCGCGGCGACGGCCTCGCGAGCGTCGAGGTCGCGCGGACGGTGGGCCTGCCGGGTCGTTGGCCGCTCGCCTTCCGCGTGGTGCAGCGTCGGGGCGGGCGATCCGTCGTCACGTCCGTGCGCGGACGCCTCCGCGCGCAGCTGCTGCGCACGTCGTGGACGTTCTCGGGCCCGTTGTCGCTGCTCGCAGGACGGCGTCCGGTCGTGTCGGTGCGGGCGTCGAGGTTCCGGCTGCTGTTCGGTCGCGGGTGA
- a CDS encoding YbaK/EbsC family protein has product MSIESARAHLARFGRDGDVVETSGSSATVELAAAELGVEPARIAKTLGFYGREPGTSILVVAAGDARVDNAAFKATFGLKARMLKADDVEALTGHPAGGVCPFANPDGAAVHLDESLRRFPSVYPAVGNAASAIELTPDELEVVAEPVGWVSVTKQPPPAG; this is encoded by the coding sequence ATGTCGATCGAGAGCGCCCGCGCCCACCTCGCCCGCTTCGGACGCGACGGCGACGTCGTCGAGACGTCCGGGTCGAGCGCGACGGTCGAGCTGGCGGCCGCGGAGCTCGGTGTCGAGCCGGCGCGCATCGCGAAGACCCTCGGCTTCTACGGACGTGAGCCGGGCACCAGCATCCTCGTCGTCGCCGCGGGCGACGCACGGGTCGACAACGCGGCCTTCAAGGCGACGTTCGGCCTCAAGGCGCGCATGCTCAAGGCCGACGACGTCGAGGCGCTCACGGGCCACCCTGCGGGCGGTGTGTGTCCGTTCGCCAACCCCGACGGAGCGGCCGTGCACCTCGACGAGTCGCTGCGTCGTTTCCCGTCGGTCTACCCGGCCGTCGGCAACGCGGCGTCGGCCATCGAGCTCACGCCCGACGAGCTCGAGGTCGTCGCCGAACCCGTCGGCTGGGTGAGCGTGACGAAGCAGCCCCCTCCCGCAGGCTGA
- a CDS encoding aminotransferase class IV: MRAWLNGKLLESPDEPALSVLDHGLVVGDGVFETVAVDDGQPFALTRHLDRLARSAEGLGIGRPDLGLLREGIDATLDGQDLPFGRVRITVTSGRGPLGSPRGDHGLTHVVVTEPAQKPPRVATIITVPWPRNERGALSGLKTTSYAENARMVEAARAAGASEAVMPNTQGHLCEGTGSNIMYVLDGTLVTPTLASGCLAGITRALALEWLADELDVVERDAPIEVLADAEEVVLVGTTRDIQAISHVDGRPVAAAPGPVTQRAQAIWAREAAKTSDP, translated from the coding sequence ATGCGTGCCTGGCTGAACGGAAAACTGCTGGAATCACCGGACGAACCGGCCCTCAGCGTGCTCGACCACGGGCTCGTCGTGGGCGACGGCGTGTTCGAGACCGTCGCCGTCGACGACGGGCAGCCGTTCGCCCTCACGCGCCACCTCGACCGGCTCGCGCGCTCCGCCGAAGGGCTCGGCATCGGCCGGCCCGACCTCGGCCTCCTGCGCGAGGGGATCGACGCCACCCTGGACGGCCAGGACCTCCCCTTCGGACGGGTGCGGATCACCGTCACGTCGGGTCGGGGTCCGCTCGGCTCGCCCCGCGGCGACCACGGGCTCACCCACGTCGTCGTCACCGAGCCGGCCCAGAAGCCGCCGAGGGTCGCCACGATCATCACGGTGCCGTGGCCCCGCAACGAGCGCGGCGCGCTGTCGGGCCTCAAGACCACGTCCTACGCCGAGAACGCCAGGATGGTCGAGGCGGCGCGCGCCGCGGGCGCGTCGGAGGCGGTCATGCCGAACACCCAGGGCCACCTGTGCGAGGGCACGGGCTCGAACATCATGTACGTCCTCGACGGCACCCTCGTCACCCCCACGCTCGCGTCGGGCTGCCTGGCCGGTATCACCCGGGCGCTGGCGCTCGAGTGGCTCGCCGACGAGCTCGACGTCGTGGAGCGTGACGCGCCGATCGAGGTGCTCGCCGACGCCGAGGAGGTCGTCCTCGTCGGCACGACGCGCGACATCCAGGCCATCTCGCACGTCGACGGACGACCCGTCGCCGCGGCTCCCGGGCCCGTCACGCAGCGTGCGCAGGCCATCTGGGCGCGGGAGGCCGCGAAGACGTCGGACCCGTAG
- a CDS encoding MFS transporter gives MVDVAAVPLVYALAMATGAVTALVSGSFFDRVGPRVLLVVPPLVALVSPLVFADHLAVVVLGIVCWGAAFGVQDSAVKAHVADLVPASRGASGYGVFAAVQGIGALVGGVVAGALVEDHVVGFAIGVAVVQAVALAMLARSVRHASPRP, from the coding sequence GTGGTCGACGTCGCGGCCGTGCCGCTCGTGTACGCGTTGGCGATGGCGACAGGAGCGGTCACTGCCCTGGTCAGCGGTTCGTTCTTCGACCGGGTCGGGCCGCGTGTGCTCCTCGTCGTGCCGCCGCTCGTCGCCCTCGTCTCGCCGCTGGTCTTCGCCGACCACCTCGCGGTGGTGGTGCTCGGCATCGTGTGCTGGGGCGCCGCCTTCGGGGTGCAGGACTCCGCCGTCAAGGCGCACGTGGCCGACCTCGTGCCGGCCAGCCGAGGTGCCAGCGGGTACGGAGTCTTCGCGGCGGTCCAGGGCATCGGGGCGCTGGTGGGCGGCGTCGTCGCGGGTGCGCTCGTGGAGGACCACGTCGTCGGCTTCGCGATCGGCGTCGCGGTGGTCCAGGCCGTCGCGCTCGCCATGCTCGCGCGCTCGGTCCGGCACGCCTCGCCCCGACCGTGA
- a CDS encoding MFS transporter, translating to MSDSPSVPSRAGPVWSPWRSIVAFALVSLAADMVYEGMRSLAGPLLGELGASALTVGVITGAGEAVALVLRLLTGTWADRSQRHWALTVVGYGMTAVCVPLLAVTPFLGTAGLAVAATLILLERTGKAVRSPAKSALLARMASGTGRGKGFGVHKALDQVGAFAGPLLLAAIAAATGMLWPGFAVLAVPGVLSMLLLAQLRRRAPIVVQPDVEEADGVLAARSTRSVGVRVLGLDLPVAFHVFSAAVALTTAGLTTFGVISYRLV from the coding sequence GTGAGCGACTCGCCGTCCGTCCCTTCTCGTGCCGGTCCTGTCTGGTCGCCGTGGCGGTCCATCGTCGCGTTCGCCCTCGTCAGCCTGGCTGCCGACATGGTCTACGAGGGGATGCGGTCCCTCGCTGGCCCCCTGCTCGGCGAGCTCGGGGCCTCGGCGCTGACCGTCGGTGTCATCACCGGCGCTGGGGAGGCGGTGGCGCTGGTGCTGCGCCTCCTGACGGGCACCTGGGCCGACCGCAGCCAGAGGCACTGGGCCCTCACGGTCGTCGGGTACGGGATGACTGCGGTCTGCGTTCCGCTGCTGGCGGTGACGCCCTTCCTCGGCACGGCCGGGCTCGCCGTGGCAGCCACGCTGATCCTGCTCGAGCGCACGGGGAAGGCGGTGCGGAGCCCGGCCAAGTCGGCGCTGCTGGCACGCATGGCCTCCGGCACGGGTCGGGGCAAGGGCTTCGGCGTCCACAAGGCGCTCGACCAAGTCGGGGCGTTCGCCGGCCCGCTGCTGCTGGCGGCCATCGCGGCCGCGACAGGGATGCTGTGGCCCGGCTTCGCCGTGCTCGCCGTGCCCGGAGTGCTCTCGATGCTGCTGCTCGCCCAGCTGCGCCGCCGGGCGCCGATCGTCGTCCAGCCCGACGTGGAGGAGGCCGACGGAGTGTTGGCGGCTCGCAGCACGAGGTCCGTCGGCGTCCGTGTCCTGGGCCTGGACCTGCCCGTCGCGTTCCACGTCTTCTCTGCAGCCGTCGCGCTGACGACGGCGGGGCTGACGACGTTCGGAGTGATCTCCTACCGGCTCGTCTAG
- a CDS encoding GNAT family N-acetyltransferase gives MTTPGDQVLRTPPTLEDYLRLRTTSGLTPRSATQGEGALAGSWAWSVVEHEGRAVAMGRVIGDGGWYFHVADMATLPEHQGRGLGRLVLTDLLAQIAEGAPPDPYVTLMADAPGRRLYASMGFVETAPRSLGMVLVDEPRPG, from the coding sequence ATGACGACGCCCGGTGACCAGGTGCTGAGGACGCCCCCGACGCTCGAGGACTACCTGCGCCTGCGGACCACGTCCGGGCTGACCCCGAGGTCCGCGACCCAGGGCGAGGGCGCGCTGGCGGGCAGCTGGGCATGGAGTGTCGTCGAGCACGAGGGACGGGCCGTGGCCATGGGTCGCGTCATCGGCGACGGCGGCTGGTACTTCCACGTCGCCGACATGGCGACCCTGCCGGAGCACCAGGGCCGCGGCCTGGGGCGTCTGGTCCTGACCGACCTCCTCGCGCAGATCGCCGAGGGAGCCCCGCCCGACCCGTACGTGACACTCATGGCCGACGCGCCCGGGCGCCGCCTGTACGCCTCGATGGGGTTCGTCGAGACGGCGCCAAGGTCCCTCGGCATGGTCCTCGTGGACGAGCCGCGACCGGGCTGA
- a CDS encoding DUF4333 domain-containing protein, translated as MGASKKVLAALVLTVLVLAGGVFGLRSWLGTDGTEGDDQRAAGERVVPTRSPAAEPAASASPSPSATPSPSASPSPSASPTPSASPTPTRSTAPRPARPAPAASRTVRSTAAVSAQVKASLDAQGRPTVVSCPRSVPAAVGTRFSCAVAYAAQPSVVVADAIVRITSADGTFTWRSVSRT; from the coding sequence GTGGGCGCGTCGAAGAAGGTCCTGGCCGCGCTCGTGCTGACCGTCCTCGTGCTCGCCGGCGGCGTGTTCGGGCTGCGGTCGTGGCTCGGGACCGACGGCACCGAGGGGGACGACCAGCGAGCCGCGGGGGAGCGGGTCGTGCCGACGCGTTCGCCGGCGGCCGAGCCGGCCGCCTCCGCGTCGCCGTCGCCCTCGGCTACCCCCTCCCCGTCGGCGAGCCCGTCGCCGTCGGCCTCGCCGACCCCCTCCGCGTCGCCCACCCCGACCCGGTCGACGGCTCCGCGCCCCGCCCGACCCGCGCCCGCTGCTTCGCGGACGGTCCGGTCGACGGCTGCGGTGTCGGCGCAGGTGAAGGCCTCGCTCGACGCCCAGGGTCGTCCCACGGTGGTCTCGTGCCCCCGATCGGTCCCGGCAGCGGTCGGCACGCGGTTCAGCTGCGCCGTCGCCTACGCGGCGCAGCCGTCGGTGGTCGTGGCCGACGCGATCGTGCGGATCACGTCGGCCGACGGCACCTTCACCTGGCGCTCCGTCTCGCGCACCTGA
- a CDS encoding DUF4333 domain-containing protein: MKKMRKVAALVVVLLGVAALLFALRSCSPDDDGGSGSSADPTPSASASPSLAPTKMTTTRIEQSIKTRLDQNAGQPTRVECPDRVLQKIGTAFDCQVFFANQPNTAAVAVAAVKIDGPDGHFTWNSKPVSQGE, from the coding sequence GTGAAGAAGATGCGGAAGGTCGCGGCCCTCGTCGTGGTGCTGCTCGGGGTCGCAGCGCTGCTCTTCGCGCTGCGTTCGTGCAGCCCCGACGACGACGGCGGGTCCGGCTCCAGCGCCGACCCGACACCGTCGGCGTCGGCCAGCCCGTCGCTCGCGCCGACCAAGATGACCACCACGCGGATCGAGCAGTCGATCAAGACCCGTCTGGACCAGAACGCCGGTCAGCCGACCCGCGTCGAGTGCCCCGACCGGGTGCTGCAGAAGATCGGCACGGCCTTCGACTGCCAGGTGTTCTTCGCCAACCAGCCGAACACGGCGGCCGTCGCGGTCGCGGCGGTCAAGATCGACGGCCCCGACGGCCACTTCACCTGGAACTCCAAGCCCGTGTCGCAGGGGGAGTGA
- a CDS encoding YihY/virulence factor BrkB family protein, producing the protein MAAERVGRPAAVDRLARVTARTVSRCIQHRVTGLAAEAAFFAILSLPPLVFGLAGTIGFVAERYDVAQVDVLKDRVLELSSQALTQGTVDQVIAPTLDEVLRSGRIDVVSIGFVLALWSGSRALNVFLDTISILYGLGGVRGIVKTRALSFSLYVVALAIAIVVVPLVLAGPEVAASVVPSQLAVLQPLYWPAVLLVSVGFLASLYHLAVPVKVSWRSGLPGAFFTMGLWIGGSLLVRWALGFSTGGTSIYGPLAAPIAVLLWLYVISIAVLIGAAINASFDEDRHPRPDR; encoded by the coding sequence ATGGCGGCTGAACGGGTAGGACGCCCGGCGGCCGTGGACCGGCTGGCGCGAGTCACGGCACGCACCGTCTCCCGCTGCATCCAGCACCGGGTCACCGGCCTCGCGGCCGAGGCGGCGTTCTTCGCGATCCTGTCGCTGCCGCCGCTGGTGTTCGGGCTCGCCGGCACGATCGGGTTCGTCGCCGAGCGCTACGACGTCGCCCAGGTCGACGTGCTGAAGGACCGGGTGCTCGAGCTCTCGTCCCAGGCGCTCACGCAGGGCACCGTCGACCAGGTCATCGCGCCCACCCTCGACGAGGTGCTGAGGTCCGGGCGCATCGACGTCGTCTCCATCGGGTTCGTGCTCGCGCTGTGGTCGGGCTCGCGGGCCCTCAACGTCTTCCTCGACACCATCTCCATCCTCTACGGGCTCGGCGGCGTGCGCGGCATCGTCAAGACGAGGGCGCTGTCGTTCTCGCTGTACGTCGTCGCCCTCGCGATCGCGATCGTCGTCGTGCCGCTCGTGCTCGCCGGTCCGGAGGTCGCGGCGTCGGTCGTGCCCTCGCAGCTGGCCGTGCTGCAGCCGCTGTACTGGCCGGCGGTGCTGCTCGTCTCGGTCGGCTTCCTCGCGTCGCTCTACCACCTGGCCGTCCCGGTCAAGGTGTCGTGGAGGTCCGGGCTGCCGGGTGCGTTCTTCACGATGGGGCTGTGGATCGGCGGCAGCCTGCTCGTGCGGTGGGCGCTCGGCTTCTCCACCGGTGGCACCTCCATCTACGGTCCGCTCGCCGCGCCCATCGCCGTCCTGCTGTGGCTGTACGTCATCTCCATCGCCGTGCTCATCGGCGCTGCGATCAACGCCTCCTTCGACGAGGACCGCCACCCCCGTCCCGACCGCTAG